In Streptomyces nodosus, one DNA window encodes the following:
- a CDS encoding alpha-1,4-glucan--maltose-1-phosphate maltosyltransferase, producing MEPQSAHREGTSPVAGCPGSTIGRVPILDVRPSVHGGRRPAKAVEGETFEVTATVFGEGHEAIGADVVLRDPEGRPGPRTPMRELEPGTDRWGAEVTPTSLGHWTFLVEAWKDPVTTWRREAEIKIPARIDVALVLEEGADLYERAAAGVPEGPLRDTVRAAVEALRDESRPPVARLAAVSAPGVVEVLARFPLRVGVSWSGVLPLVVERERALFGSWYEFFPRSEGTVGCPHGSLRSAARRLPVIAGMGFDVVYLPPVHPIGSTFRKGPEGVLSAGVGDVGVPWAVGSSEGGHDAVHPELGTVEDFGWFVGRARSLGLEVALDFALQCSPDHPWVEKHPEWFRRRADGSVAFAENPPKKYQDIYPVFFDTDFEGLVAECVRVLRFWMGLGVRIFRVDNPHTKPVVFWERVIGEINRVDPDVVFLAEAFTRPAVMRALAAVGFQQSYTYFTWRNTKRELTEYLGELTGETAAYMRPNLFVNTPDILHAYLQHGGRPAFEVRAVLAATLSPSWGMYSGFELCENEPLHEGSEEYLHSEKYQLRPRDWEAAEREGRSITGLVTRLNEVRRASPALRRLRNLHFHDADNDQVIAYSKCSGSNTVVVVVNLDPCHTQEATVSLDMPRLGLGWHESVPVRDELTGVTYHWGRANYVRLSPGVAPAHVLTVLRPSAPRTGGSPTR from the coding sequence ATGGAACCGCAGTCCGCCCACCGGGAGGGGACGTCCCCCGTCGCCGGATGCCCGGGGTCCACGATCGGACGCGTACCGATCCTGGACGTCCGGCCCTCCGTGCACGGCGGACGGCGCCCGGCGAAGGCGGTGGAGGGGGAGACCTTCGAGGTCACCGCCACGGTCTTCGGTGAGGGACATGAGGCGATCGGCGCCGATGTGGTGCTCAGGGACCCCGAGGGCCGCCCCGGCCCCCGGACCCCGATGCGGGAGCTGGAACCCGGCACCGACCGTTGGGGCGCCGAGGTGACACCGACATCGTTGGGCCACTGGACCTTCCTGGTGGAGGCGTGGAAGGACCCGGTCACCACCTGGCGTCGGGAGGCGGAGATCAAGATCCCGGCGCGCATCGATGTCGCACTGGTCCTGGAGGAGGGCGCCGATCTGTACGAGCGGGCCGCCGCCGGAGTCCCGGAGGGACCGCTGCGGGACACGGTACGGGCCGCGGTGGAGGCGCTGCGCGACGAGTCCCGTCCGCCGGTGGCTCGGCTGGCGGCGGTGTCGGCGCCGGGGGTGGTGGAGGTGTTGGCGCGGTTTCCGTTGCGTGTGGGGGTGTCGTGGTCGGGGGTGTTGCCGTTGGTGGTGGAGCGGGAGCGGGCGTTGTTCGGGTCCTGGTACGAGTTCTTTCCGCGTTCGGAGGGGACGGTGGGGTGTCCGCACGGGTCGTTGCGTTCGGCGGCGCGGCGGTTGCCGGTGATCGCGGGGATGGGTTTTGACGTGGTGTATCTGCCGCCGGTGCATCCGATCGGGTCGACGTTTCGTAAAGGGCCGGAGGGTGTGTTGTCGGCGGGGGTGGGGGATGTGGGGGTGCCGTGGGCGGTGGGGTCGTCGGAGGGGGGTCATGACGCGGTGCATCCGGAGTTGGGGACGGTGGAGGATTTCGGGTGGTTCGTGGGGCGGGCGCGGTCGTTGGGGCTTGAGGTGGCGCTGGATTTCGCGTTGCAGTGTTCTCCGGATCATCCGTGGGTGGAGAAGCATCCGGAGTGGTTCCGGCGTCGTGCGGACGGGTCGGTGGCGTTCGCGGAGAATCCGCCGAAGAAGTATCAGGACATTTATCCGGTGTTCTTCGATACGGATTTCGAGGGGCTGGTGGCGGAGTGTGTGCGGGTGCTGCGGTTCTGGATGGGTTTGGGGGTGCGGATCTTTAGGGTGGACAATCCGCACACGAAGCCGGTGGTGTTCTGGGAGCGGGTGATCGGGGAGATCAACCGGGTGGATCCGGATGTGGTGTTCCTGGCGGAGGCGTTCACGCGTCCGGCGGTGATGCGGGCGCTGGCGGCGGTGGGGTTCCAGCAGTCCTACACGTATTTCACGTGGCGGAACACGAAGCGGGAGCTGACGGAGTATCTGGGGGAGCTGACGGGTGAGACGGCGGCGTATATGCGGCCGAACCTGTTCGTGAACACGCCGGACATCCTGCACGCGTATCTGCAGCACGGGGGGCGCCCGGCGTTCGAGGTGCGGGCGGTGCTGGCGGCGACGCTGTCTCCGTCGTGGGGCATGTACTCGGGTTTCGAACTGTGCGAGAACGAGCCTCTGCATGAGGGGAGTGAGGAGTATCTGCACTCGGAGAAGTACCAGTTGCGGCCCCGCGACTGGGAGGCGGCCGAGCGTGAGGGGCGCAGCATCACAGGGTTGGTGACGCGGCTGAACGAGGTGCGGCGGGCCAGTCCGGCACTGCGGCGGCTGCGGAATCTGCATTTTCATGACGCGGACAACGATCAGGTCATCGCCTACAGCAAGTGTTCGGGTTCGAACACGGTTGTGGTGGTCGTGAATCTGGATCCGTGCCATACCCAGGAGGCGACGGTGTCGTTGGACATGCCGCGGCTCGGGCTGGGTTGGCACGAGTCGGTGCCGGTGCGTGATGAGCTCACCGGTGTCACCTATCACTGGGGCAGGGCCAACTATGTGCGTCTGTCGCCGGGCGTTGCTCCCGCGCACGTGCTGACCGTTCTGCGACCGTCTGCACCGCGAACCGGAGGGTCACCCACACGATGA
- a CDS encoding L-threonylcarbamoyladenylate synthase, whose amino-acid sequence MAKYFDVHPDNPQPRTIHQVAESIRDGALVVYPTDSCFALGCRLGSRDGIDRIRTIRHLDDRHHFTLVCRDFAQLGQFVHVDKDVFRAIKASTPGSYTFILPATREVPRRLLHPKKKTVGVRIPDHVVAQALLAELGEPLLSSTLLLPDDEEPMTQGWEIKERLDHAVDAVVDSGDCGTEPTTVIDFSGGEAEIVRRGAGDTSRFE is encoded by the coding sequence ATGGCGAAGTACTTCGACGTTCACCCCGACAACCCCCAGCCGCGCACGATCCACCAGGTCGCCGAGAGCATCAGGGACGGCGCGCTCGTGGTCTATCCGACGGACTCCTGCTTCGCGCTGGGGTGCCGGCTCGGCAGCCGCGACGGCATCGACCGCATCCGTACGATCCGTCATCTCGACGACCGTCACCACTTCACCCTGGTGTGCCGGGACTTCGCACAGCTGGGCCAGTTCGTGCACGTCGACAAGGACGTCTTCCGCGCGATCAAGGCGTCCACGCCGGGCAGCTACACCTTCATCCTGCCCGCCACGCGCGAGGTGCCGCGCCGGCTGCTGCACCCGAAGAAGAAGACGGTCGGGGTCCGCATCCCCGACCATGTGGTGGCGCAGGCGCTGCTGGCCGAGCTCGGCGAGCCGCTTCTCTCCAGCACGCTGCTCCTTCCGGATGACGAGGAGCCGATGACCCAGGGCTGGGAGATCAAGGAGCGGCTCGACCACGCGGTGGACGCCGTGGTGGACTCCGGCGACTGCGGCACCGAGCCGACGACGGTCATCGACTTCTCCGGCGGCGAGGCCGAGATCGTACGACGGGGCGCGGGCGACACCTCACGGTTCGAGTGA
- a CDS encoding DUF1876 domain-containing protein — translation MEAKQWTVQIYITEDGDDTHARAVLSTRDPAPVTGRGVARRNPIDRPIPEIGDELAVSRALEDLAIRLHDVASDDIVALTGPVAP, via the coding sequence ATGGAAGCCAAGCAGTGGACCGTGCAGATCTATATCACCGAGGACGGCGACGACACCCATGCGCGTGCCGTGCTGTCCACCCGCGACCCGGCGCCCGTCACCGGGCGGGGCGTGGCCCGGCGCAATCCGATCGACCGGCCCATCCCGGAGATCGGCGACGAACTCGCCGTCAGCCGCGCGCTGGAGGACCTCGCCATCCGGCTGCATGACGTCGCCTCCGACGACATCGTGGCCCTGACGGGCCCCGTCGCACCGTGA
- a CDS encoding universal stress protein — translation MRAPVVAGVDGSAESLSAAAWAAREALRRERPLRLVHAWNWQPRQGRDEATDTARRSRAERVLREAEEHLHDHYPDVRLFEEQIEGPVAPALVKAAERAELLVLGSRGLSGFTGFLVGSVALGAVAKATRPVVLVRAGEEAEDERFPADSGQTSARTGYRDVVLGIDVGDPCEEVIQFAFEAARLRRARLRAVHAWNGPSPVGLGAGDIGLVSGPERAEEWRGFLSAVLQPWRDKYPDVEAVQSVVADRASNAVVRAASSASLLVVGRRLAERPTVPRTGPVTHAVIHHVGCPVAVVPHQ, via the coding sequence ATGCGTGCGCCCGTCGTTGCCGGAGTCGACGGATCGGCCGAGAGCCTGTCCGCTGCCGCGTGGGCGGCCCGTGAGGCACTGCGCCGTGAGCGTCCGCTGCGCCTGGTGCACGCCTGGAACTGGCAGCCGCGTCAGGGGCGGGACGAGGCGACGGACACGGCCCGGCGGAGCCGGGCGGAGCGCGTCCTGCGGGAGGCGGAGGAACACCTCCACGACCACTATCCCGACGTACGCCTGTTCGAGGAGCAGATCGAGGGCCCGGTCGCCCCGGCGCTGGTGAAGGCGGCCGAACGGGCCGAACTCCTGGTGCTGGGCTCACGCGGACTCAGCGGCTTCACCGGATTCCTGGTGGGGTCGGTGGCTCTCGGCGCGGTGGCCAAGGCCACCCGGCCCGTGGTCCTGGTGCGGGCGGGCGAGGAGGCCGAGGACGAGCGGTTCCCCGCCGACAGCGGGCAGACCTCCGCACGCACCGGCTATCGGGACGTGGTGCTCGGCATCGACGTCGGGGACCCCTGCGAGGAGGTCATCCAGTTCGCCTTCGAGGCCGCCCGCCTCCGACGGGCCCGGCTGCGGGCCGTGCACGCCTGGAACGGCCCGTCCCCGGTCGGCCTGGGCGCGGGGGACATCGGCCTGGTGAGCGGCCCGGAACGGGCGGAGGAATGGCGGGGCTTCCTCTCGGCCGTGCTCCAGCCGTGGCGCGACAAGTACCCCGATGTGGAGGCCGTCCAGTCGGTGGTGGCGGACCGGGCGTCCAACGCCGTGGTCCGGGCCGCCTCCTCGGCGAGCCTGCTGGTCGTCGGCCGCCGCCTGGCCGAGCGCCCCACCGTCCCGCGCACCGGCCCCGTCACCCACGCCGTCATCCATCACGTCGGCTGCCCGGTGGCCGTCGTCCCCCACCAGTGA
- a CDS encoding glycoside hydrolase family 65 protein — MTGWTWQYEGYDPAGERLRESLCTLGNGYFATRGTLPECGAGPFHYPGTYVAGCYNRLTSLVAGHQVQNEDMVNLPNWLPLRFRPAGERWLTPDTGTVLAHDQVLHLSAGLLERRTRYGLRTGGTLTVRQLRLVHMADPHMAALRTEFTADGFTGELEVEAALDGGVSNAGVPRYHDLDGRHLVHVHSGDAAADTVWLRCRTRTSDIRIGLAARLTAGAPVTARHTFPRALQRVSLLLTPGRTVTVDKTVALHTSRDPAISDPLDAALDRVAAAPGFDALLRTHLTAWSQLWRRARLDVPGEAGRVLRLHLFHVLQTLSPHTEDLDVGVPARGLHGEAYRGHVFWDELFVLPYLNLHFPEVSRALLRYRHRRLERACAAARAIGRRGALYPWQSGSDGREETQELHLNPRSGRWLPDHTRLQWHVGSAVAYNVWQYCEASGDAEFLHTKGAEMLLQIARFWADSATYDKSLGRHRIRGVVGPDEYHDAYPGARRPGLDDNAYTNVTAAWVLARTLEVLRALPEPRRRELAERTGLDDGELVRWDEVSHTLHVPFHDAVISQFDGYGDLTELDWDGYRERYGDIRRLDRILEAEGDSVNRYQASKQADVLMLGYLFAPRELQEIFARLGHRLDEETWRRTVDHYLARTSHGSTLSSVVHGWVLARARRAEAWTFCLEALRGDIADVQGGTTGEGIHLGAMAGTLDVVQRGLPGLETRDGALWLDPVVPPELSYGFAVHYRGHWGVRLRLGYGVLEIEVPASGRSPIDVRLPDRSVCVRPGETCRLPLETGHTVTSGA, encoded by the coding sequence GTGACCGGCTGGACCTGGCAGTACGAGGGGTACGACCCGGCGGGCGAACGCCTGCGGGAGTCCCTGTGCACCCTGGGCAACGGCTATTTCGCCACGCGCGGGACGCTGCCCGAATGCGGGGCCGGCCCGTTCCACTATCCGGGCACCTATGTGGCCGGCTGCTACAACCGGCTCACCTCGCTGGTGGCGGGACACCAGGTGCAGAACGAGGACATGGTCAACCTGCCGAACTGGCTGCCGCTGCGCTTCCGCCCCGCGGGGGAGCGCTGGCTCACCCCGGACACGGGCACCGTGCTCGCCCACGACCAGGTCCTGCATCTCTCCGCGGGGCTGCTCGAACGCCGGACCCGCTACGGGCTCCGCACCGGGGGCACGCTGACCGTGCGCCAGCTGCGTCTGGTGCATATGGCCGACCCCCATATGGCCGCACTGCGCACCGAGTTCACTGCCGACGGCTTCACCGGCGAACTGGAGGTCGAGGCCGCGCTCGACGGGGGCGTCAGCAATGCCGGTGTGCCGCGGTACCACGACCTGGACGGCCGCCATCTGGTGCATGTGCACTCCGGTGACGCCGCCGCGGACACCGTATGGCTGCGCTGCCGCACCCGCACCTCCGACATCCGGATCGGTCTGGCGGCCAGGCTGACCGCCGGGGCGCCCGTCACCGCGCGGCACACCTTCCCCCGCGCCCTCCAGCGGGTCTCTCTGCTGCTGACGCCCGGCCGGACCGTCACCGTCGACAAGACCGTCGCCCTGCACACCTCCCGCGACCCCGCCATCAGCGACCCGCTGGACGCGGCGCTGGACCGGGTGGCCGCGGCACCCGGCTTCGACGCCCTGCTCAGGACCCATCTCACCGCCTGGAGCCAGCTCTGGCGCCGGGCCCGCCTCGATGTCCCCGGCGAGGCCGGCCGAGTGCTGCGGCTGCACCTCTTCCATGTGCTGCAGACGCTCTCCCCGCACACCGAGGACCTCGATGTGGGCGTGCCCGCCCGGGGACTGCACGGGGAGGCCTACCGGGGGCATGTCTTCTGGGACGAGCTGTTCGTGCTGCCCTACCTCAATCTGCACTTCCCCGAGGTGTCCCGGGCCCTGCTCCGCTATCGCCACCGGCGTCTGGAGCGGGCCTGCGCCGCGGCCCGCGCGATCGGCAGGCGGGGGGCGCTGTATCCGTGGCAGAGCGGCAGCGACGGACGCGAGGAGACCCAGGAACTGCACCTCAACCCGCGCTCCGGACGCTGGCTGCCCGACCACACCCGGCTCCAGTGGCATGTCGGCTCGGCCGTGGCGTACAACGTGTGGCAGTACTGCGAGGCGAGCGGCGACGCCGAGTTCCTGCACACCAAGGGCGCCGAGATGCTGCTGCAGATCGCCCGTTTCTGGGCGGACTCGGCGACCTACGACAAGAGCCTGGGCCGGCACCGCATCCGCGGCGTGGTCGGCCCCGACGAGTATCACGACGCCTACCCCGGCGCGCGGCGGCCCGGCCTCGACGACAACGCGTACACCAATGTCACCGCCGCCTGGGTGCTCGCCCGCACCCTGGAGGTGCTGCGCGCCCTCCCCGAGCCCCGCCGCCGGGAACTGGCCGAGCGCACCGGTCTGGACGACGGGGAACTGGTCCGCTGGGACGAGGTCTCCCACACCCTCCATGTGCCCTTCCACGACGCGGTGATCAGCCAGTTCGACGGCTATGGCGACCTCACGGAACTCGACTGGGACGGCTACCGGGAGCGGTACGGCGACATCCGCCGTCTGGACCGGATCCTGGAGGCGGAGGGCGACAGCGTCAACCGCTACCAGGCCTCCAAACAGGCGGATGTGCTGATGCTGGGTTATCTCTTCGCACCGCGCGAGCTCCAGGAGATCTTCGCCCGTCTGGGCCATCGGCTGGACGAGGAGACCTGGCGGCGCACCGTCGACCACTACCTGGCCCGTACCAGCCATGGCTCCACCCTCAGCAGCGTGGTCCACGGCTGGGTGCTGGCCAGGGCCCGGCGCGCCGAGGCCTGGACCTTCTGTCTGGAGGCGCTGCGCGGTGACATCGCCGATGTGCAGGGCGGCACCACCGGGGAGGGCATCCACCTCGGCGCCATGGCGGGCACCCTCGATGTCGTCCAGCGCGGACTGCCCGGCCTGGAGACCCGTGACGGGGCGCTCTGGCTCGACCCCGTGGTGCCGCCGGAGCTGTCGTACGGGTTCGCCGTCCACTACCGGGGCCACTGGGGTGTACGGCTGCGCCTCGGGTACGGGGTGCTGGAGATCGAGGTGCCGGCGTCCGGCCGTTCCCCGATCGACGTCCGGCTGCCGGACCGCTCGGTGTGCGTCCGTCCGGGGGAGACCTGCCGGCTGCCGCTGGAGACCGGGCACACCGTGACGTCCGGGGCCTGA
- a CDS encoding universal stress protein, whose translation MAERGLPLVVGVDGSDSSLTAVDWAVDEAARHRLPLRLVYASLWERYEVGVSESAVERPSEQVMAENVVASAAERARRRHPGVKVSTEVLPEDAVVALLREGDHAAGLVTGSRGLGGLRGLLLGSVGLAVAARARCPVVVVRGDKAGLAGVHERILLGAGDPATSDEAVRFAFREARARDCVLDVVRAWRRPAHEPAGHPLLTGELAHRHEEQASEALDDLLDEMTAAHPDVRVRRATAEGAARTVLLRRSAAADLVVIGTLRRHSHFGLQLGRVAHTLLHHAHCPVAIVPRRV comes from the coding sequence GTGGCGGAGAGGGGACTGCCCCTGGTCGTCGGGGTCGACGGCTCGGACTCCAGTCTGACGGCGGTCGACTGGGCCGTGGACGAGGCCGCCCGGCACCGGCTGCCGCTCCGGCTGGTGTACGCCTCGCTCTGGGAGCGCTATGAAGTCGGCGTGTCGGAGAGTGCCGTCGAACGTCCGTCCGAGCAGGTCATGGCCGAGAACGTCGTCGCCTCCGCGGCGGAACGCGCCCGTCGGCGCCACCCCGGGGTGAAGGTCTCCACGGAGGTGCTGCCCGAGGACGCGGTGGTCGCCCTGCTGCGCGAGGGTGACCACGCCGCCGGACTGGTGACCGGCTCCCGGGGCCTCGGCGGGCTGAGGGGACTGCTCCTCGGCTCGGTCGGCCTGGCCGTGGCCGCCCGGGCCCGCTGCCCGGTGGTGGTGGTCCGCGGCGACAAGGCCGGTCTGGCCGGGGTGCACGAACGGATCCTGCTCGGTGCCGGGGACCCGGCGACGAGCGACGAGGCGGTGCGTTTCGCCTTCCGGGAGGCGCGGGCGCGCGACTGCGTCCTGGATGTCGTACGGGCCTGGCGCCGCCCCGCGCACGAGCCCGCCGGGCACCCTCTGCTCACCGGGGAACTCGCACACCGGCACGAGGAACAGGCGTCCGAAGCGCTCGACGACCTGCTCGACGAGATGACGGCGGCGCACCCGGACGTCCGGGTGCGCCGCGCCACGGCCGAGGGAGCGGCCCGTACGGTCCTGCTGAGACGCTCGGCCGCCGCCGATCTCGTCGTCATCGGGACACTGCGCCGGCACAGCCACTTCGGCCTCCAGCTCGGCCGGGTGGCCCATACCCTGCTGCACCACGCGCACTGCCCGGTCGCGATCGTGCCCCGGCGGGTGTGA
- a CDS encoding Crp/Fnr family transcriptional regulator: MTSVTTMTAALPVEYRERLMRIAREVSFEEGARLFEEGRRADRFWIVRTGTVALDLHVPGRRAAVIESLGHGELVGWSWHFTPHVWQLGAEAASPVRAYEFDAVTVRAMCEEDPEFGRAVAVWVGRVLAHRLNAARTRLLDLYAPYGSGG; the protein is encoded by the coding sequence ATGACCTCTGTCACCACCATGACCGCCGCCCTTCCGGTCGAGTACCGCGAGCGGCTGATGCGGATCGCCCGCGAGGTCTCCTTCGAGGAGGGGGCTCGGCTGTTCGAGGAGGGCCGGCGCGCCGACCGGTTCTGGATCGTACGGACCGGGACCGTGGCCCTGGACCTGCATGTGCCCGGCCGCCGGGCCGCCGTCATCGAGTCGCTGGGCCATGGTGAACTGGTGGGCTGGTCCTGGCACTTCACGCCCCATGTGTGGCAGCTGGGCGCCGAGGCCGCGTCCCCGGTGCGGGCCTACGAGTTCGACGCGGTGACCGTGCGGGCGATGTGCGAGGAGGACCCCGAGTTCGGCCGTGCCGTCGCGGTCTGGGTCGGCCGGGTGCTCGCCCACCGGCTGAACGCGGCCCGTACCCGGCTGCTCGACCTGTACGCCCCCTACGGCAGCGGCGGCTGA
- a CDS encoding CBS domain-containing protein, producing the protein MTGNPHVVSDVMTRSVVAVSRDAPFKDIVRLMGQWKVSALPVLEGEGRVVGVVSEADLLPKEEFRDSDPDRGTQLRRLSDLEKAGAVTAGELMSTPAVCVHADSTLAQAARLMARRRIKRLPVVDAEGMLEGVVSRADLLKVFLRPDGEIADEVRRDIADILFPSPVEPIHVMVTEGVVTLTGKVQDTALIPVAVRLARAIEGVVDVDCHLSGVND; encoded by the coding sequence GTGACCGGCAATCCGCACGTCGTGAGCGACGTGATGACCCGCAGTGTCGTCGCCGTCAGCCGTGACGCGCCGTTCAAGGACATCGTCAGGCTCATGGGGCAGTGGAAGGTCAGTGCCCTTCCGGTGCTGGAGGGGGAGGGCCGTGTGGTCGGGGTCGTCTCCGAGGCCGATCTGCTGCCCAAGGAGGAGTTCCGCGACAGTGATCCGGACCGCGGTACGCAGCTACGGCGGCTGTCCGATCTGGAGAAGGCCGGCGCGGTCACCGCGGGAGAGCTGATGAGCACGCCCGCGGTCTGTGTCCACGCCGACAGCACGCTCGCCCAGGCCGCCCGGCTGATGGCCCGGCGGAGGATCAAGCGGCTCCCGGTGGTCGACGCCGAGGGCATGCTCGAGGGCGTCGTCAGCCGCGCCGATCTGCTGAAGGTCTTTCTGCGGCCGGACGGCGAGATCGCCGACGAGGTGCGGCGCGACATCGCCGACATCCTCTTCCCGTCTCCGGTGGAGCCCATCCATGTCATGGTCACCGAGGGCGTGGTCACCCTCACCGGGAAGGTCCAGGACACGGCGCTGATCCCGGTGGCCGTCCGCCTGGCGCGCGCCATCGAGGGCGTGGTGGACGTGGACTGCCATCTGTCGGGGGTGAACGACTGA
- a CDS encoding Rv1733c family protein, whose protein sequence is MATTRRTAGAKVWLWRWRRNPLRRPSDLLEAWVVLATWVLVLLAGVLAGRAAAGAVEYGLAERGARAHPVAAVLAENAAVTSRAVPEYGNGSVWAKVRWTAAGTPHEGLVAVEPGLKAGSPVTVWTDQRGDLVSRPATAEQMRLQAGLVGSLVGLGTASGVLVCGWLVRGRLERQRLEAWDKEWETVGPRWRRTIG, encoded by the coding sequence ATGGCGACGACACGTCGTACCGCGGGGGCGAAGGTGTGGCTGTGGCGGTGGCGGCGCAACCCGCTCAGGCGCCCGAGCGACCTTCTGGAGGCGTGGGTCGTCCTCGCCACCTGGGTACTGGTCCTGCTGGCCGGGGTGCTCGCGGGGCGGGCCGCGGCGGGGGCGGTGGAGTACGGACTCGCCGAGCGCGGCGCCCGGGCGCATCCGGTGGCCGCCGTGCTGGCCGAGAACGCGGCGGTGACTTCCCGGGCGGTGCCCGAGTACGGCAATGGCAGCGTGTGGGCGAAGGTGCGCTGGACCGCCGCGGGCACGCCGCACGAGGGCCTGGTCGCGGTCGAGCCGGGGCTGAAGGCGGGCAGCCCGGTCACCGTGTGGACGGATCAGCGGGGCGATCTGGTCTCCCGGCCGGCCACCGCGGAACAGATGCGGTTGCAGGCGGGGCTCGTCGGCTCGCTGGTCGGGCTCGGCACCGCGAGCGGGGTGCTGGTCTGCGGATGGCTGGTACGCGGTCGTCTGGAGCGGCAGCGCCTGGAGGCGTGGGACAAGGAGTGGGAGACCGTCGGCCCCCGGTGGCGCAGGACGATCGGCTGA
- a CDS encoding CBS domain-containing protein, with protein sequence MNGTPRLVSDVMTRRVVALGRAATFKDIVKAMRDWKVSALPVVEEENRVIGVVSEADLLRKEEFRGHEQDRRERLERLSQLVKAGAVTAEDLMTSPAVTVYANDSLGSAARTMAHTKVKRLPVVSDEGTLLGIVSRSDLLKVFLREDEDIAEEIRHDVVARLFPAPLEPVRVEVHDGVVKLTGRIRDTTLVPVANRLVLSVAGVVDVECSLAGPPRRPDLDADLPGEDATRWPGRAESRM encoded by the coding sequence ATGAACGGCACTCCTCGTCTCGTGAGCGATGTCATGACCCGCCGAGTCGTCGCGCTCGGCCGTGCGGCGACCTTCAAGGACATCGTCAAGGCCATGCGGGACTGGAAGGTCAGCGCCCTGCCGGTGGTGGAGGAGGAGAACCGGGTCATCGGCGTGGTCTCCGAGGCGGACCTGCTGCGCAAGGAGGAGTTCCGCGGCCATGAACAGGACCGCCGTGAGCGCCTCGAGCGGCTCTCCCAGCTCGTCAAGGCCGGCGCGGTGACCGCGGAGGACCTGATGACCTCCCCGGCCGTCACCGTCTACGCCAACGACTCCCTCGGGAGCGCCGCCCGCACCATGGCGCACACCAAGGTCAAGCGACTGCCCGTGGTGAGCGACGAGGGCACGCTGCTGGGCATCGTCAGTCGCTCCGACCTGCTCAAGGTGTTTCTGCGGGAGGACGAGGACATCGCGGAGGAGATCCGCCACGATGTCGTGGCCCGTCTCTTCCCCGCCCCGCTGGAACCCGTCCGGGTGGAGGTGCACGACGGCGTCGTGAAGCTCACCGGCCGTATCCGGGACACCACCCTCGTACCCGTCGCCAACCGCCTGGTGCTGTCCGTGGCGGGCGTGGTGGACGTGGAGTGCAGTCTCGCCGGGCCGCCGCGCCGTCCGGACCTGGACGCCGACCTTCCCGGTGAGGACGCGACCCGGTGGCCGGGGAGGGCCGAGAGCAGGATGTGA
- a CDS encoding helix-turn-helix domain-containing protein, translating to MAAQEPSDAVEGHPTGNLGRRIALRREELGLSREDVANRAGMASSYVQYLEEQPTAAPGVSTLLRMAGALETTVLELTGGDVDLPPGLGQAGRHPEFTELTPQECQDLLSTHGVGRLAVHTAKGPEIVPVNYGVVGGSVVFRTAPGSVPAQAAGSQVAFEVDRIDAAFSQGWSVLVRGHASAVTDDESVRRLDEQAYSTPWAGGHRDLWIRVDPESVTGRRITV from the coding sequence ATGGCCGCACAGGAGCCGTCGGATGCGGTGGAGGGCCATCCCACGGGCAATCTCGGGCGCCGGATCGCCCTGCGGCGCGAGGAACTCGGACTGTCCCGGGAGGACGTGGCCAACCGGGCGGGCATGGCCTCCAGCTATGTGCAGTACCTGGAGGAGCAGCCCACCGCAGCGCCCGGGGTGAGCACACTCCTCAGGATGGCCGGCGCCCTGGAGACCACGGTGCTGGAGCTGACCGGCGGCGATGTGGACCTGCCGCCCGGGCTGGGGCAGGCCGGCCGGCACCCCGAGTTCACCGAACTGACCCCGCAGGAGTGCCAGGACCTGCTCTCCACGCACGGGGTGGGACGACTGGCGGTGCACACGGCCAAGGGGCCCGAGATCGTCCCGGTGAACTACGGCGTGGTCGGCGGCTCGGTCGTCTTCAGAACCGCTCCCGGCTCGGTGCCGGCCCAGGCGGCGGGCTCCCAGGTGGCCTTCGAGGTGGACCGTATCGACGCCGCCTTCAGCCAGGGCTGGAGCGTCCTGGTCCGGGGACACGCCAGCGCCGTGACGGACGACGAGTCCGTGCGGCGGCTGGACGAGCAGGCGTACAGCACGCCCTGGGCGGGCGGCCACCGGGACCTGTGGATCCGTGTCGACCCCGAGAGCGTCACCGGACGGCGTATCACCGTGTGA